A genomic window from Pirellulales bacterium includes:
- the rpmE gene encoding 50S ribosomal protein L31 — protein sequence MKDGIHPKYVQTMVKCGCGNTFTTRSTVPELKVDICNVCHPFYTGKLKFVDTAGRIEKFKTKFAGAGYASLKRGKKQPADTAAAPAAES from the coding sequence ATGAAAGATGGCATCCACCCAAAATACGTCCAAACGATGGTTAAGTGCGGGTGCGGCAATACGTTTACGACCCGCAGCACCGTGCCGGAGTTGAAGGTCGATATCTGCAACGTCTGCCATCCGTTTTACACGGGCAAGCTGAAGTTCGTCGACACCGCCGGCCGGATCGAAAAGTTCAAAACGAAATTCGCCGGCGCCGGTTATGCCAGCCTGAAGCGCGGCAAGAAGCAACCTGCCGACACTGCTGCCGCCCCCGCGGCCGAATCGTAG
- the polA gene encoding DNA polymerase I: MPSSKSKSRDRQTMLPEMVGTPPGIVEQPPSVAVPQAPVAVAEEIPVASGALPSTEDAQLGLPESLAGKTVSVVDSFSLIFQVFHAFPEMTGPRGEPVGAVLGYTRDMLNLLEQRKPDYLFCAFDSPGGTFRSELFDQYKAHRGEMPEDLRPQIGSIRRVLEAMAIPVLAAPNYEADDILATVARLVDERGGECFLVTGDKDCRQLITERVKIFNIRKNQVYDAAALAADWGVRPDQVVDFQALVGDSVDNVPGVPLIGPKLARDLLQKFDSLDNLLEHIDEVAGKKRQENLREHRQQALLSRQLVRLESRTPVRIEWERGRPGRYDPARVADIFAEFGFHSLTSKMRGQAADVRSVAAPIETAYETIDTPDRLRWLVEQLSQQPVISLDTETTSISPRWAELVGISFSWHDCQGFYLPIRGPAGSRVLDLQPTLDALRPVLENPAIRKIGQNLKYDLIVFRSAGIEVRGVAFDSMLASYLLDAGERNHNLDELAVRYLNHTTTKISELIGSGKNQKRMDEVPIPQITHYAAEDADIVWRIRPPLERRLAEAGLKELLETVEVPLVEVLAELEYNGIRVDSARLAELSKQYGEKLATAEQEIYALAGRKFNIGSPKQLQEILFDELKLPRLRRTKTGASTDADVLEELARRHELPAKIIEYRQYAKLKNTYVDALPQLIHPATGRVHASFNQSVAATGRLSSSDPNLQNIPIRTQEGREIRSAFLPGQDDWLLVAADYSQIELRVLAHLSEDATMRAAFDRDEDIHARVASQVYGVGLDAVTSEMRRVAKAVNFGVIYGQSPFGLSKMLGIDQAEAAEFIRAYFAGYPGISRFLETILADCCRQGYVSTILGRRRAIRGVRPPNLSANLAAAPDDIAGEEESAGSPEPEGLPDADFSPADAGLEWEPIDVAPPVRGPKCIAVPQRNLAERTAINTVIQGSAADLIKLAMINIHRRLRAEPWSARMLLQIHDELVFEAPLAEVDRLVEMVRQEMSSVLPLSVPLKVDVKTGRNWADCEPWGV, translated from the coding sequence ATGCCTTCGTCAAAAAGCAAAAGTCGCGATCGGCAGACGATGTTGCCGGAAATGGTTGGCACGCCGCCCGGCATTGTCGAACAACCGCCGTCGGTTGCCGTGCCGCAAGCGCCCGTCGCGGTCGCCGAAGAAATTCCCGTCGCTTCCGGTGCGCTGCCGTCGACCGAGGATGCGCAGCTCGGCTTGCCGGAGAGTTTGGCGGGGAAGACGGTGTCTGTCGTCGATTCGTTCTCACTTATTTTCCAGGTCTTTCATGCGTTTCCCGAAATGACCGGGCCGCGCGGTGAACCGGTCGGTGCGGTGCTCGGCTACACGCGCGACATGCTGAACCTACTGGAGCAGCGCAAGCCCGACTATTTGTTTTGTGCGTTCGATTCACCGGGCGGCACGTTTCGTAGCGAGCTATTCGATCAATACAAGGCGCATCGCGGCGAAATGCCCGAAGATTTGCGGCCCCAGATCGGCTCGATCCGCCGCGTGCTCGAGGCGATGGCGATTCCGGTTTTGGCGGCCCCAAACTACGAAGCCGACGACATTCTGGCCACTGTGGCGCGATTGGTCGACGAGCGGGGCGGCGAATGCTTTTTGGTCACCGGCGACAAGGACTGCCGGCAATTGATCACCGAGCGCGTGAAGATTTTCAACATCCGCAAGAATCAGGTCTACGACGCCGCTGCGCTGGCAGCGGATTGGGGAGTCCGGCCGGATCAGGTCGTCGATTTCCAGGCGTTGGTGGGCGATTCGGTCGACAATGTGCCGGGCGTGCCGCTGATCGGCCCGAAACTGGCCCGCGATCTGTTGCAAAAATTCGATTCGCTCGACAATCTGCTCGAGCACATCGACGAAGTGGCGGGGAAAAAGCGGCAAGAAAATCTCCGCGAGCATCGGCAGCAAGCGCTCCTGAGCCGGCAACTCGTACGGCTCGAATCGCGAACGCCGGTGCGCATCGAGTGGGAACGCGGCCGACCGGGTCGATACGATCCGGCCCGGGTGGCGGATATTTTCGCCGAGTTCGGTTTCCATAGCCTAACATCGAAGATGCGCGGGCAAGCCGCCGATGTGCGCTCCGTAGCCGCGCCCATCGAAACCGCGTACGAGACGATCGACACGCCCGACCGGCTCCGCTGGCTGGTTGAACAACTCTCGCAGCAACCCGTGATTTCGCTCGATACCGAAACCACGAGCATCTCGCCGCGCTGGGCCGAGCTGGTTGGTATCTCGTTCTCGTGGCATGATTGCCAAGGCTTTTATCTGCCGATTCGCGGGCCTGCCGGTTCGCGAGTGCTGGATTTACAGCCGACGCTCGATGCCTTGCGGCCAGTGTTGGAAAACCCGGCGATTCGCAAGATCGGACAGAATCTGAAATACGATCTGATCGTGTTCCGATCGGCCGGGATCGAGGTGCGGGGTGTGGCGTTCGATTCGATGCTCGCCAGCTATCTGCTCGACGCCGGCGAACGGAACCACAATCTCGATGAATTGGCCGTGCGGTATCTGAACCACACCACGACGAAAATCAGCGAACTGATCGGCAGCGGCAAAAATCAAAAGCGGATGGATGAGGTTCCGATTCCGCAAATCACGCACTACGCGGCCGAAGATGCCGATATCGTGTGGCGAATTCGCCCGCCGCTCGAGCGGCGGTTGGCCGAAGCTGGCTTGAAGGAGTTGCTGGAAACAGTCGAGGTGCCGCTGGTGGAAGTGCTCGCCGAACTGGAATACAACGGCATCCGCGTCGATTCGGCCCGGCTCGCGGAATTGAGCAAGCAATACGGCGAAAAGCTGGCCACGGCCGAGCAGGAAATTTACGCCCTCGCAGGCCGAAAGTTCAATATCGGCTCGCCAAAACAATTGCAAGAGATTCTCTTCGACGAACTGAAATTGCCGCGACTGCGGCGGACCAAGACCGGCGCAAGCACCGATGCCGACGTGCTCGAAGAACTGGCCCGGCGGCACGAACTTCCGGCCAAGATCATCGAATACCGGCAGTATGCGAAGTTGAAAAACACGTATGTCGACGCGTTGCCGCAGCTGATCCATCCCGCGACCGGCCGCGTGCATGCGTCGTTCAATCAATCCGTGGCCGCGACGGGCCGGCTTAGTTCGAGCGATCCGAATCTGCAAAACATCCCGATTCGCACGCAGGAAGGCCGCGAAATCCGCTCGGCTTTTTTGCCGGGCCAAGACGACTGGCTGCTCGTGGCGGCCGATTATTCGCAGATCGAATTGCGCGTGCTCGCGCATCTCTCCGAAGATGCAACGATGCGGGCCGCCTTTGATCGCGACGAAGACATCCACGCCCGAGTGGCCAGCCAGGTGTATGGCGTCGGGCTCGACGCGGTCACGTCGGAAATGCGGCGCGTGGCGAAGGCGGTGAATTTCGGCGTGATCTACGGCCAGAGCCCGTTCGGCTTGTCGAAAATGCTCGGCATCGATCAGGCCGAAGCGGCGGAATTCATTCGCGCTTATTTCGCCGGCTACCCGGGCATCAGCCGATTCTTGGAAACGATTTTGGCCGACTGCTGCCGGCAGGGCTATGTGAGCACGATCCTCGGCCGGCGGCGAGCGATCCGCGGCGTTCGGCCGCCGAACCTGTCGGCAAATCTGGCCGCCGCACCGGACGACATTGCGGGCGAAGAGGAATCGGCGGGTTCGCCGGAACCCGAAGGGCTGCCCGACGCCGATTTTTCGCCCGCCGACGCGGGGCTGGAGTGGGAACCGATCGACGTGGCGCCGCCGGTGCGGGGCCCAAAATGCATCGCGGTGCCGCAGCGCAATCTCGCCGAGCGAACGGCGATCAACACCGTGATCCAAGGCTCGGCCGCCGATCTGATCAAGCTGGCGATGATCAACATTCATCGCCGCTTGCGAGCGGAGCCCTGGTCGGCGCGGATGCTGCTCCAGATTCACGACGAATTGGTTTTCGAGGCTCCGCTGGCGGAAGTCGATCGTCTGGTGGAAATGGTGCGGCAAGAAATGTCGAGCGTATTGCCGTTGTCGGTGCCGCTGAAAGTCGACGTAAAAACCGGCCGCAACTGGGCCGATTGCGAACCGTGGGGTGTATAG
- the rho gene encoding transcription termination factor Rho, whose product MSDIRGSRARKAAPPVEDTPPSIDESLLDEPLSLAEELAEEADRGFVRDDTDLRYEQVKQGDIHIAELQRMSMPQLIDEARQENLTEITGIKKQDLIFKILKERVKLNGLMFGEGTLEILPDGFGFLRSPDYHYLSCPDDIYVSPSQIRRFGLRTGATVSGQIRPPKENERYFALLRVEAINYQDPNQLAEKVFFDDLTPLHPDQRIVLETTPEEVNSRVIDLIVPIGFGQRGLIVSPPRAGKTILLQKMAKAVLANYPECYVIMLLIDERPEEVTDMERQVKGRNCEVISSTFDEVSARHIQVSEMVIEKAKRMVEYGYDVVIFLDSITRLARAWNAECPNSGKILSGGVDANALQRPKRFFGSARKVEEGGSLTILATALIETGSRMDEVIFEEFKGTGNLEIVLDRKLVDKRIWPAIDINASGTRREEMLLDPEEYRRICLLRRVLNDMNPPDAMELLTTRMLKTRSNAEFLMSMKS is encoded by the coding sequence ATGTCAGATATTCGCGGATCCCGGGCACGCAAAGCGGCCCCGCCGGTCGAAGACACGCCGCCGTCAATCGATGAATCCCTGTTGGACGAACCGCTATCGCTGGCCGAAGAGCTGGCCGAGGAGGCCGATCGCGGCTTCGTGCGCGACGATACCGATCTTCGCTACGAGCAGGTGAAGCAGGGCGACATTCACATCGCCGAATTGCAACGGATGTCGATGCCGCAATTGATCGACGAAGCACGGCAAGAGAATCTCACCGAAATCACCGGCATCAAGAAGCAAGATCTGATTTTCAAGATCCTCAAAGAGCGCGTAAAGCTCAACGGCCTGATGTTTGGCGAGGGCACACTCGAAATTCTGCCCGATGGTTTTGGATTCCTCCGCAGCCCCGACTACCACTATCTCTCGTGCCCCGACGACATTTATGTTTCGCCCAGCCAGATTCGCCGCTTCGGGCTGCGCACCGGCGCGACGGTTTCCGGTCAAATCCGTCCGCCGAAGGAAAACGAGCGCTATTTCGCGCTCTTGCGTGTCGAAGCGATCAACTATCAAGATCCGAATCAGCTTGCCGAAAAAGTCTTCTTCGACGACCTCACTCCGCTGCATCCCGATCAGCGCATCGTGCTCGAAACGACGCCGGAAGAAGTCAACTCGCGCGTGATCGACCTGATCGTGCCGATCGGATTCGGTCAGCGGGGTTTGATCGTCAGTCCGCCGCGGGCGGGCAAAACCATCTTGCTGCAAAAGATGGCCAAGGCCGTGCTCGCCAACTATCCGGAATGCTACGTGATCATGTTATTGATCGACGAGCGGCCGGAAGAAGTGACCGACATGGAGCGGCAAGTCAAAGGCCGCAATTGCGAGGTGATCAGCTCGACGTTCGACGAAGTGTCGGCCCGGCACATTCAAGTGTCGGAAATGGTGATCGAAAAGGCCAAACGGATGGTGGAATACGGCTACGATGTCGTGATATTCCTGGATTCAATCACCCGCCTTGCCCGCGCCTGGAACGCCGAATGCCCGAACTCCGGCAAGATTCTCTCCGGCGGCGTCGATGCCAACGCCTTGCAGCGCCCGAAGCGATTCTTCGGTTCGGCTCGCAAGGTCGAAGAAGGAGGTTCGTTGACGATCCTCGCCACGGCATTGATCGAAACCGGCAGCCGCATGGATGAAGTCATCTTCGAGGAATTCAAAGGCACCGGCAATCTCGAAATCGTGCTTGATCGCAAATTGGTCGACAAGCGCATCTGGCCGGCGATCGATATCAATGCCAGTGGCACGCGGCGCGAGGAAATGCTACTAGACCCCGAGGAGTACCGCCGTATCTGCTTACTGCGACGCGTGCTGAACGATATGAATCCGCCCGACGCCATGGAACTGCTCACCACGCGGATGCTGAAGACGCGCAGCAATGCCGAGTTTTTGATGAGCATGAAGAGCTAG
- a CDS encoding type II toxin-antitoxin system VapC family toxin: protein MAILYLDTSALVKLYVRETGTERMLALAHPDAGHRLAIVSLSRIEFRAAIRRRAKLGDVEPLVAEGLLRDFGQHAANIFQVQPLNDVVLDEAAGAIDRHALRAYDAVQLGGCLALRSSLRSAIEVQFVCADASLFAAACADGLTAINPCEE, encoded by the coding sequence GTGGCGATTCTGTATCTTGACACGAGCGCGTTGGTGAAGCTCTACGTGCGCGAGACCGGCACGGAGCGAATGCTCGCGCTCGCGCATCCCGATGCGGGCCACCGCCTCGCGATCGTTTCTTTGTCGCGAATCGAGTTTCGCGCGGCGATTCGCCGCCGCGCGAAGCTCGGCGATGTGGAACCGCTCGTGGCGGAGGGCCTGCTGCGTGATTTCGGACAGCACGCGGCCAACATCTTTCAGGTGCAGCCGCTGAACGACGTGGTTTTGGACGAGGCCGCCGGTGCAATCGATCGCCACGCTCTGCGGGCATACGACGCGGTGCAATTGGGCGGCTGCCTCGCCCTTAGATCGAGCCTGAGGTCGGCAATCGAGGTCCAATTCGTCTGCGCCGACGCGTCACTTTTCGCAGCAGCGTGCGCGGATGGGCTTACGGCTATCAACCCGTGCGAGGAATGA
- the ftsY gene encoding signal recognition particle-docking protein FtsY: MGLFDKFKKPAAAATPVSPAPPKPADAPATEPAKPSGVFGRLKQGLKKTHQILFTDVRDLFKKEGRLVSDEFLEELRAVLIKTDMGPAAAEQIVNQIGTDFRARVVHMSDVIGIVAQQLKQLMAQDAAPLRTAAEGPTVIMIAGVNGSGKTTSIAKLTRFFSSQGQRVVLGAGDTFRAAAIEQLSEWARRLDAQIVTGTPGSDPASVAHRAVATAVEQNADVCIIDTAGRLQTQQNLMAELTKIQRVIAKRIPDAPHEVLLVLDATGGQNGVSQARGFAAAVQCTGIILAKLDGTAKGGVIVPIRQQFALPVKFIGTGEKPDDFAPFDPETFVDAMLADWEEAAAK, translated from the coding sequence ATGGGGCTATTTGATAAGTTCAAGAAACCGGCCGCGGCGGCGACGCCGGTTTCCCCGGCGCCACCAAAGCCGGCCGACGCGCCCGCTACGGAACCGGCCAAGCCGTCCGGCGTCTTCGGGCGGCTTAAGCAGGGGCTCAAGAAGACCCACCAGATTCTCTTCACCGACGTTCGCGACCTGTTCAAGAAGGAAGGTCGGCTCGTCAGCGACGAATTCTTGGAAGAACTCCGCGCGGTGCTGATCAAGACCGACATGGGGCCTGCTGCCGCCGAACAGATTGTTAACCAAATCGGCACCGATTTCCGCGCCCGAGTGGTCCACATGTCCGACGTGATCGGCATTGTCGCGCAGCAGTTGAAGCAGCTCATGGCCCAAGACGCCGCGCCGCTGCGAACCGCGGCCGAAGGGCCGACCGTGATCATGATTGCCGGGGTGAACGGCTCCGGAAAAACGACGTCCATCGCGAAATTGACAAGATTCTTCAGTTCGCAGGGGCAGCGTGTCGTGCTCGGCGCCGGCGATACATTCCGGGCCGCCGCGATCGAACAATTGAGCGAATGGGCCCGCCGGCTCGACGCCCAAATCGTCACCGGAACGCCGGGGAGCGACCCGGCAAGCGTCGCCCACCGTGCCGTGGCCACCGCCGTCGAACAGAATGCCGATGTCTGTATCATCGACACCGCCGGCCGCCTGCAGACGCAGCAAAACCTGATGGCCGAGCTGACGAAGATCCAGCGTGTCATCGCCAAGCGAATTCCCGATGCGCCGCACGAGGTGTTGTTGGTGCTCGACGCGACGGGAGGGCAAAATGGCGTCAGTCAGGCGCGCGGTTTCGCTGCTGCCGTGCAATGCACCGGCATCATCTTGGCGAAGCTCGATGGCACGGCGAAGGGGGGCGTCATCGTGCCGATCCGGCAGCAATTTGCGCTTCCGGTTAAATTCATCGGCACGGGCGAAAAGCCCGACGACTTCGCTCCCTTCGATCCCGAAACATTCGTTGACGCGATGCTCGCCGATTGGGAAGAAGCAGCGGCGAAGTGA
- the coaE gene encoding dephospho-CoA kinase (Dephospho-CoA kinase (CoaE) performs the final step in coenzyme A biosynthesis.): protein MKIIGLLGGVAAGKSQVARLFQQRGAEVLDADTVGHEVLRLPSVREAIRRHFGPSVFGPDGQVNRPALGRIVFGSQPNAPQELAVLESLTHPPIRHQLRNQADRMLADGVPVVILDAPVLLKAGWDDLCDALVFVDCPEAVRRARAVARGWMSEDFAGREAAQAPVESKRALADFVVDNSGSLGYTQNQIEKVWQTLVG, encoded by the coding sequence ATGAAAATCATCGGCCTCCTCGGTGGCGTCGCGGCGGGAAAGAGCCAAGTGGCGAGGCTCTTTCAGCAGCGCGGGGCCGAGGTGCTTGATGCCGATACGGTGGGACACGAAGTGCTTCGATTGCCGAGCGTGCGCGAAGCGATTCGGCGGCATTTCGGCCCGAGCGTTTTCGGTCCGGATGGTCAGGTGAACCGGCCGGCTTTGGGCAGAATTGTTTTTGGTTCGCAGCCGAATGCTCCGCAAGAGTTAGCCGTACTGGAATCCCTGACCCATCCGCCTATCCGCCATCAATTGCGAAACCAAGCCGATCGGATGCTAGCAGATGGGGTGCCGGTGGTGATTCTCGACGCGCCTGTATTGCTAAAGGCAGGCTGGGACGATCTTTGCGATGCACTGGTTTTCGTTGATTGTCCCGAGGCGGTGCGGCGAGCGCGGGCAGTGGCACGGGGTTGGATGAGCGAAGATTTTGCCGGGCGCGAAGCCGCGCAGGCACCCGTCGAATCGAAACGAGCGCTTGCGGATTTTGTCGTAGATAACTCGGGCTCTCTGGGGTATACTCAAAACCAGATTGAAAAGGTTTGGCAGACCCTTGTCGGCTAG
- the nusB gene encoding transcription antitermination factor NusB, whose translation MSRRSRAREVALQVLYQDDLNPAMNPGVADEFLQSRLRFAELVEFARSLVAGVRRNRSELDARLARTAEHWSLERMATTDRNVLRLGAYEILYADTPDRVAINEAVELAKRFGTAQSAQFVNGILDRFLEGHGKQEE comes from the coding sequence ATGTCGCGACGCAGCCGAGCACGAGAAGTCGCCCTGCAGGTGCTCTACCAGGACGATCTGAATCCGGCCATGAATCCGGGCGTGGCCGATGAGTTCTTGCAATCGCGGCTGCGATTTGCGGAATTGGTCGAGTTTGCTCGATCGCTCGTGGCGGGAGTGCGTCGGAATCGAAGCGAGTTGGATGCGCGGCTTGCCCGCACGGCGGAGCATTGGAGCCTCGAACGGATGGCGACGACGGATCGCAACGTGTTGCGGCTGGGCGCTTATGAAATTCTCTATGCTGACACGCCCGACCGTGTGGCAATCAACGAGGCCGTGGAATTGGCCAAGCGATTTGGCACGGCCCAATCGGCGCAGTTCGTCAACGGTATTCTCGACCGCTTTCTCGAAGGGCACGGGAAGCAGGAAGAATAG
- the ribH gene encoding 6,7-dimethyl-8-ribityllumazine synthase: MAKTFQGSLAASPGRWAIVVSRYNDSITERLLAGAVETLVSHGVAGEAIEVAWVPGAFELPLVADRLAGSRQYVAVLALGAVIRGETSHDQHINRAVSMALMDAGLRSGIPVLFGLLTCDTLEQAIHRAGGNMGNKGAECAETALEMVSLLRQLPE; the protein is encoded by the coding sequence ATGGCGAAGACTTTTCAGGGATCGCTCGCTGCTTCGCCCGGCCGGTGGGCGATCGTTGTCTCGCGGTATAATGATTCGATCACCGAGCGGTTGTTGGCCGGCGCCGTCGAGACGCTTGTTTCGCATGGCGTCGCAGGCGAGGCGATCGAGGTGGCGTGGGTTCCCGGTGCGTTCGAATTGCCGCTCGTGGCCGATCGGCTTGCGGGAAGCCGGCAATATGTTGCCGTGCTGGCGCTCGGGGCAGTGATTCGCGGCGAAACCTCGCACGATCAGCACATCAACCGCGCAGTGAGCATGGCCTTGATGGATGCGGGTTTGCGCAGCGGGATTCCCGTCTTGTTCGGTTTGTTGACGTGCGATACGCTCGAACAAGCCATCCACCGCGCCGGCGGCAACATGGGAAACAAAGGAGCGGAGTGTGCCGAGACCGCGTTGGAAATGGTCAGCCTGCTGCGCCAATTGCCGGAGTGA
- the prfA gene encoding peptide chain release factor 1, giving the protein MRDVLDQKLARFEELERLLVDPEVLANSARMGPIAREHGSLAKLATKFRKFKQLNSQIAETQEMIAGSDSEMRELAEAELPELRAEREKYWDELLDLTAGGDDANRNRCVMEIRGGTGGDEAALFARDLYEMYRHYCESRGWKIEVLEMSATELGGFKEIVLGLEGDSCFADLQYESGGHRVQRVPQTEAKGRIHTSAATVAVLPEPEDVEVEIKPDDFRKDIFCASGPGGQHVNKTASAIRLTHYETGLVVQCQDEKSQHKNFAKALRVLKTRLYELKRQQEHQRRADERRTLVGSGDRSQRIRTYNFPDNRLTDHRINLTLYKLDSILAGNLQPVIDALRDFDRREQREAFGSID; this is encoded by the coding sequence ATGCGTGACGTTCTCGACCAAAAACTGGCTCGTTTCGAAGAGCTCGAGCGATTGCTTGTCGATCCGGAAGTGCTGGCCAATTCGGCCCGCATGGGTCCAATCGCGCGCGAACACGGCTCGCTGGCCAAGCTGGCCACGAAATTCCGCAAATTCAAGCAGTTGAATTCGCAAATCGCCGAAACGCAGGAAATGATCGCCGGCTCCGATAGCGAGATGCGTGAATTGGCCGAGGCCGAACTGCCGGAGCTCCGTGCCGAGCGAGAAAAATATTGGGACGAACTGCTCGATCTGACCGCCGGCGGTGACGACGCCAATCGCAACCGTTGCGTGATGGAGATTCGCGGCGGCACCGGCGGCGACGAAGCGGCCCTATTTGCCCGCGATCTTTATGAAATGTATCGCCACTATTGCGAATCGCGCGGCTGGAAAATCGAAGTGCTCGAAATGAGCGCCACCGAATTGGGCGGGTTCAAGGAAATCGTGCTCGGTCTTGAAGGCGACAGTTGCTTCGCCGATCTGCAATACGAAAGCGGCGGCCATCGCGTGCAGCGTGTGCCGCAAACCGAAGCCAAGGGCCGCATCCACACCTCCGCCGCCACGGTTGCCGTGCTGCCGGAGCCCGAAGACGTCGAAGTCGAAATCAAGCCCGACGATTTCCGTAAAGATATTTTCTGCGCCAGCGGGCCGGGTGGACAGCACGTCAACAAAACCGCCTCGGCAATCCGGCTTACGCACTATGAAACCGGCTTGGTGGTCCAATGCCAGGATGAAAAGAGCCAACACAAGAATTTCGCAAAGGCCCTCCGCGTGCTTAAGACGCGGCTCTATGAATTGAAGCGGCAACAGGAACACCAGCGCCGGGCCGACGAACGCCGCACGCTTGTCGGGTCGGGCGACCGAAGTCAGCGCATCCGCACCTACAACTTTCCCGACAACCGGCTCACCGATCACCGCATCAACCTGACGCTCTACAAGCTCGACAGTATCTTGGCCGGCAACTTGCAGCCCGTAATCGACGCGCTGCGCGATTTCGACCGCCGCGAACAGCGCGAAGCCTTCGGCAGCATCGATTGA
- the ilvN gene encoding acetolactate synthase small subunit, whose amino-acid sequence MRHVISAVVQNVPGVLAHISGMLASRGYNIDSLAVGATEDPNLSRMTFVVVGDDRVLEQVSRQLEKIVTVVHVVDISSQDFVERDLMLIKVRAPAGGRRSEVCELAEIFRGRIVDVAAEEAIVEIAGPEKKIEAFIDLMRSFGIIELVRTGRIAMVRGGCDRAAAKPVNSLTTSASDASLASATGSV is encoded by the coding sequence ATGCGTCACGTGATTTCGGCCGTGGTTCAAAACGTTCCTGGCGTGCTCGCTCATATCAGCGGAATGCTCGCCTCGCGCGGCTACAACATCGATAGCCTCGCGGTCGGAGCCACGGAAGACCCCAATCTGTCGAGAATGACGTTCGTCGTCGTCGGCGACGATCGCGTCTTGGAACAAGTCAGCCGGCAATTGGAAAAGATCGTCACCGTCGTGCACGTCGTCGACATCAGTTCGCAAGACTTCGTCGAACGCGATCTGATGTTGATCAAGGTGCGGGCGCCGGCAGGGGGCCGGCGCAGCGAAGTGTGCGAATTGGCCGAGATTTTTCGAGGTCGCATCGTCGATGTCGCCGCCGAAGAAGCGATCGTCGAGATCGCCGGGCCCGAGAAAAAAATCGAGGCCTTCATCGATCTCATGCGGTCGTTCGGCATCATCGAATTGGTTCGCACGGGGCGGATTGCGATGGTCCGCGGTGGCTGCGACCGTGCGGCGGCAAAGCCGGTAAATTCGCTCACCACATCCGCCTCCGACGCATCGCTTGCCAGTGCAACCGGCTCGGTGTGA
- a CDS encoding DNA-directed RNA polymerase subunit alpha C-terminal domain-containing protein, translating to MPRTRIPLNHGAGAARDLRDRLDMSTAEIGLSVRTTNCLEERGIFTVNDLLHSTREDLLSISNFGEKTLEEVYIALEKIGFFRPSRCETAAI from the coding sequence ATGCCTCGTACTCGAATTCCATTGAACCATGGCGCCGGCGCCGCTCGAGATCTTCGCGATCGCTTGGACATGAGCACGGCCGAGATCGGCTTATCCGTGCGCACGACCAATTGCCTCGAAGAACGCGGCATCTTCACGGTCAACGATCTGCTGCACTCGACGCGCGAAGATCTATTGAGTATCTCAAACTTCGGCGAGAAGACGCTCGAAGAAGTCTATATCGCGCTGGAGAAGATCGGATTCTTCCGGCCATCGCGCTGCGAGACGGCCGCGATCTGA